The Arachis hypogaea cultivar Tifrunner chromosome 16, arahy.Tifrunner.gnm2.J5K5, whole genome shotgun sequence genome contains a region encoding:
- the LOC112754658 gene encoding probable LRR receptor-like serine/threonine-protein kinase At3g47570, with protein sequence MISYYELSQATNGFDESNLLGRGSFGSMFKGLLSNGMLVAVKVFNLDLELGSKNFSVECEAMLNLRHRNLMKIIGCCSSIDYKLLVMEFMPNGSLERWLYSHNHCLDFLQRLNIMINVASALEYLHHGSSPIVVYCDVKPCNVLLDEDMVGHVSDFGIAKLLGEGQSKEYTKTMATVGYIAPEFGSKGIISTKGDVYSLGIMLMETFTRKKPTDDLFVAGLSMKGWISESLSRAIDQVVDSNFLQDEGHHHVDDIIASTSSILKPALNCCEDLPEERMNMTDIAASLNKVKAKFFEASDKNVRRELEGSLEEAPKQPSLVAVPQSPATATIRIATASAQHHPCSPRIRLFFGQASASVFWPTLVLPFLANPCSALFGQPLFELLSPLFSPLRRVFEPLFRRLSATVQPLFSLRSTISVVF encoded by the exons ATGATTTCGTACTATGAACTATCACAGGCAACTAATGGATTTGATGAGAGTAATTTGCTTGGTAGGGGCAGTTTTGGCTCTATGTTCAAAGGTTTACTTTCAAATGGGATGCTGGTTGCTGTCAAAGTGTTTAACTTGGACTTAGAATTAGGATCAAAGAACTTCAGTGTAGAATGCGAAGCAATGCTCAATCTGCGCCATCGAAATCTCATGAAGATCATAGgttgttgttcaagtatagaTTACAAGCTTTTAGTGATGGAGTTCATGCCTAATGGGAGCCTTGAGAGATGGTTGTATTCTCATAATCATTGTTTGGACTTCTTGCAAAGGCTAAATATAATGATAAATGTGGCATCTGCATTGGAGTATCTGCATCATGGATCTTCACCTATAGTGGTTTATTGTGATGTCAAACCTTGTAATGTCTTATTGGATGAAGACATGGTTGGCCATGTCAGTGACTTTGGCATTGCCAAATTGCTTGGCGAGGGACAATCCAAAGAATATACCAAGACCATGGCTACAGTTGGCTACATTGCACCGG AGTTTGGATCCAAAGGGATTATCTCTACAAAGGGAGATGTATACAGTTTGGGGATAATGCTGATGGAAACATTCACAAGAAAGAAGCCAacagatgacttgtttgttgcagGATTAAGCATGAAAGGTTGGATTAGTGAATCATTGTCACGAGCAATTGATCAAGTTGTGGATTCTAACTTTTTACAAGATGAAGGTCACCACCATGTTGATGACATAATAGCATCTACATCATCTATCTTGAAACCGGCCTTAAATTGTTGTGAGGATTTACCTGAAGAACGAATGAACATGACAGATATTGCTGCATCACTAAACAAAGTTAAGGCCAAGTTTTTTGAAGCTAGTGATAAGAATGTG AGAAGAGAACTCGAAGGCAGCTTGGAGGAAGCCCCGAAGCAGCCCTCTCTCGTCGCCGTTCCTCAAAGTCCAGCCACCGCCACCATCCGCATTGCTACAGCTTCGGCGCAACATCACCCTTGTTCGCCGCGCATCCGCCTCTTTTTTGGCCAAGCTTCTGCCTCTGTTTTTTGGCCAACCCTTGTTCTGCCCTTTTTGGCCAACCCTTGTTCTGCCCTTTTTGGCCAACCCTTGTTCGAGCTGCTTAGCCCTCTGTTCAGTCCTCTACGCCGCGTGTTCGAGCCTCTGTTCCGCCGCCTTTCAGCCACCGTTCAGCCATTGTTCAGTCTCCGTTCAACCATTTCCGTCGTATTTTAA
- the LOC112754660 gene encoding large ribosomal subunit protein cL37, which yields MALLCFNSLTLPSLHSPIPSSSLVTPVFRVQLKPPVGVPTKCLNFVPIRTTPSKRRSMVVAAAAADGASPAEGGSPPPPEGEKKESAAVDKLPLESKLKEKEEQRLRMKMAKKIRLRRKRLVRKRRLRKKGRWPPSKMKKLKNV from the exons atgGCACTTCTGTGCTTCAATTCCCTCACCCTCCCCTCTCTCCATTCACCCATTCCCTCTTCTTCCCTCGTCACTCCTG TTTTCAGAGTGCAACTTAAGCCCCCTGTTGgtgtgcccaccaagtgtttgaacTTTGTTCCAATTCGAACAACACCCTCTAAGAGGAGGAGCATGGTGGTGGCTGCGGCAGCCGCCGATGGTGCTTCTCCTGCCGAAGGGGGGTCCCCTCCTCCACCGGagggagagaagaaagagagcgCCGCTGTGGATAAGCTTCCCCTGGAATCGAAGCTGAAGGAGAAGGAAGAGCAGAGGCTGAGGATGAAGATGGCGAAGAAGATAAGGTTGAGGAGGAAGCGGCTCGTCAGGAAGCGGAGGCTGAGGAAGAAGGGTAGATGGCCACCTTCCAAGATGAAGAAGTTGAAGAAtgtctga
- the LOC112754659 gene encoding E3 ubiquitin-protein ligase At1g12760 produces MDHQYRHVISAGASDPMLRTSTLRTTTFSFPLARYTTRLIAADRRRMLLADCADRRSDDGLDASDDDDGGGCAYSRPVLVLDLVWNLAFVVVAAGVLLSTLRERPATPLRLWLCGYAFECVLHICFVFFEYRRRIGDPSLSQSPYSILKRLEPVNTLASSVWWVFGFYWIVVGGQALLEDSPQLYWLTVVFLAFDVFFIIFCIGMACIIFFALFCLIPIIALAYAIRIREGASEEDIRSLPKYRFGQSNLLVLVDDKKKQIVKAESDSYNENHISELFLEPDDSECCICLSPYVDGAELYRLPCTHHFHCGCISRWLRTKATCPLCKFNILRGDTLV; encoded by the exons ATGGACCACCAGTACCGCCACGTCATCAGTGCCGGAGCCAGCGATCCCATGCTCCGGACCTCCACTCTACGCACCACCACCTTCTCCTTCCCCCTAGCTCGCTACACCACCCGCCTCATCGCAGCCGACCGCCGCCGCATGCTCCTCGCCGACTGCGCTGACCGCCGATCCGACGACGGCCTCGACGCTTCCGACGATGACGATGGCGGAGGATGCGCGTACTCCAGGCCCGTCCTCGTGTTGGACTTGGTGTGGAACCTGGCTTTCGTCGTCGTGGCTGCCGGCGTGCTCCTCTCCACGCTCCGGGAGCGGCCAGCGACGCCGCTGAGGCTGTGGCTCTGTGGCTACGCGTTCGAGTGCGTGCTCCATATTTGCTTCGTGTTCTTCGAGTATCGCAGGAGAATCGGGGATCCTTCGCTGTCTCAGAGTCCGTACAG CATCCTGAAGAGGTTAGAGCCGGTGAACACTCTGGCATCATCTGTCTGGTGGGTGTTTGGATTTTATTGGATTGTTGTGGGCGGCCAAGCACTACTGGAAGATTCTCCGCAACTTTACTG GTTAACAGTGGTGTTTCTAGCCtttgatgtattttttattatcttttgcaTTGGGATGGCATGTATAATTTTCTTTGCCCTCTTTTGCCTTATCCCAATAATAGCATTAGCTTATGCTATAAGAATCAGGGAAGGTGCATCAGAAGAGGATATTAGGTCACTTCCTAAGTATAGGTTTGGCCAATCAAATTTGTTAGTGTTGGTTGATGACAAGAAGAAGCAAATTGTAAAAGCAGAATCGGATTCATACAATGAAAATCATATCAGTGAACTTTTTCTCGAACCAGATGATTCT GAATGCTGCATCTGCCTATCCCCCTATGTTGATGGAGCAGAACTGTATCGCCTCCCCTGTACCCATCATTTCCACTGTGGATGCATCAGCCGCTGGCTCCGGACAAAAGCAACTTGCCCGCTCTGCAAATTCAATATCCTTAGAGGCGATACGTTAGTCTAA